A single genomic interval of Musa acuminata AAA Group cultivar baxijiao chromosome BXJ3-4, Cavendish_Baxijiao_AAA, whole genome shotgun sequence harbors:
- the LOC103982374 gene encoding vacuolar protein sorting-associated protein 24 homolog 1 isoform X2, whose translation METVKNLLRPKPNPQQQLREWQRRLRQECRNIERQIRDVQREEKNVQKAIKDAAKRNDMASAKSLAKEIVRSRRAVNRLYENKAQLNSVSMHLGELVATARTVGHLSKSAEVMKLVNNLMKAPEVAATMQEFSKEMTKAGVMEEMVNDAVDTALDSEDIEEEIEEEVDKVLAAIAGETVSQLPDAVRKEKMKQPSVSTAVEEREAVAEGAEDEDLDEIRERLARVRS comes from the exons ATGGAgacggtgaagaatctgctgcggCCGAAGCCCAATCCCCAACAGCAGCTCCGCGAATGGCAGCGCCGGCTCCGCCAAGAGTGCCGCAACATCGAGCGCCAGATCCG AGATGTGCAGAGGGAGGAGAAGAACGTGCAGAAGGCGATAAAGGATGCCGCGAAAAGGAACGACATGGCTTCAGCAAAG TCTCTTGCTAAAGAAATTGTGAGATCAAGGCGAGCTGTGAACCGTCTTTATGAAAATAAGGCACAATTGAATTCGGTCTCTATGCACCTTGGTGAACTTGTTG CAACGGCTAGGACAGTCGGCCATCTATCGAAGAGTGCTGAGGTTATGAAACTTGTTAATAATCTTATGAAAGCTCCTGAGGTGGCTGCTACAATGCAAGAATTTAGCAAAGAAATGACTAAG GCTGGGGTGATGGAGGAAATGGTGAACGATGCTGTTGATACAGCTTTGGACTCCGAGGACATAGAGGAGGAAATAGAAGAGGAAGTGGACAAAGTGCTTGCTGCAATAGCAGGTGAAACTGTGTCACAGCTACCAGATGCTGTTAGGAAGGAAAAGATGAAGCAACCTTCAGTGAGCACAGCTGTTGAAGAG CGTGAAGCAGTTGCCGAGGGTGCAGAGGATGAAGACCTAGATGAGATAAGGGAACGACTTGCTAGGGTGAGGTCATAG
- the LOC103982374 gene encoding vacuolar protein sorting-associated protein 24 homolog 1 isoform X3 — protein sequence METVKNLLRPKPNPQQQLREWQRRLRQECRNIERQIRDVQREEKNVQKAIKDAAKRNDMASAKSLAKEIVRSRRAVNRLYENKAQLNSVSMHLGELVATARTVGHLSKSAEVMKLVNNLMKAPEVAATMQEFSKEMTKAGVMEEMVNDAVDTALDSEDIEEEIEEEVDKVLAAIAGETVSQLPDAVRKEKMKQPSVSTAVEELPRVQRMKT from the exons ATGGAgacggtgaagaatctgctgcggCCGAAGCCCAATCCCCAACAGCAGCTCCGCGAATGGCAGCGCCGGCTCCGCCAAGAGTGCCGCAACATCGAGCGCCAGATCCG AGATGTGCAGAGGGAGGAGAAGAACGTGCAGAAGGCGATAAAGGATGCCGCGAAAAGGAACGACATGGCTTCAGCAAAG TCTCTTGCTAAAGAAATTGTGAGATCAAGGCGAGCTGTGAACCGTCTTTATGAAAATAAGGCACAATTGAATTCGGTCTCTATGCACCTTGGTGAACTTGTTG CAACGGCTAGGACAGTCGGCCATCTATCGAAGAGTGCTGAGGTTATGAAACTTGTTAATAATCTTATGAAAGCTCCTGAGGTGGCTGCTACAATGCAAGAATTTAGCAAAGAAATGACTAAG GCTGGGGTGATGGAGGAAATGGTGAACGATGCTGTTGATACAGCTTTGGACTCCGAGGACATAGAGGAGGAAATAGAAGAGGAAGTGGACAAAGTGCTTGCTGCAATAGCAGGTGAAACTGTGTCACAGCTACCAGATGCTGTTAGGAAGGAAAAGATGAAGCAACCTTCAGTGAGCACAGCTGTTGAAGAG TTGCCGAGGGTGCAGAGGATGAAGACCTAG
- the LOC135635514 gene encoding uncharacterized protein LOC135635514, protein MSGGGDIRLPKEDNDHPHSPRRRRFLSFRHVNALAVVAVLAASGMVPATDLTFVLFSFVYLLLLSATAFPPLGPPGAAADPPVFGARNRLLAAYVSVGAVVGLLLPVAYILDGVLAGDKEGIRAAAPHVFLLAAQVFLEGVTFSGRFSLPMRAFVPIFYNTKRLFTIVDWLASEVGKAEGKHGAGRRLLAGRALAVANLAFWAFNLFGFLLPVYLPRALKGYYGGNGSNNNNTKVKD, encoded by the coding sequence ATGTCCGGCGGCGGCGACATCCGCCTCCCGAAGGAGGACAACGACCACCCCCACTCCCCCCGCCGCCGCCGGTTCCTCTCCTTCCGCCACGTCAACGCGCTGGCCGTCGTCGCCGTCCTCGCCGCTAGCGGCATGGTCCCAGCCACCGACCTCACTTTCGTCCTCTTCTCCTTCgtctacctcctcctcctctcagcCACCGCCTTCCCGCCTCTCGGCCCCCCGGGCGCGGCTGCCGACCCGCCCGTCTTCGGCGCCCGCAACCGCCTTCTCGCCGCCTACGTCTCCGTCGGCGCCGTCGTCGGCCTCCTCCTTCCCGTGGCCTACATCCTGGACGGCGTCCTCGCGGGGGACAAGGAGGGCATCAGGGCTGCCGCCCCGCACGTGTTCCTCCTCGCCGCCCAGGTCTTCCTCGAGGGCGTCACCTTCTCGGGCCGCTTCTCGCTGCCGATGCGCGCCTTCGTGCCCATCTTCTACAACACCAAGCGGCTATTCACCATCGTCGATTGGCTGGCGAGCGAGGTCGGGAAGGCGGAGGGCAAGCACGGGGCAGGGCGGCGGCTCCTCGCGGGGCGCGCGCTCGCCGTGGCCAATTTGGCCTTTTGGGCCTTCAATCTCTTTGGGTTTCTGCTTCCGGTTTACCTTCCCAGGGCCCTCAAGGGATACTACGGTGGGAATGGTAGCAACAATAACAACACTAAGGTCAAGGATTAG
- the LOC103982374 gene encoding vacuolar protein sorting-associated protein 24 homolog 1 isoform X1, translated as METVKNLLRPKPNPQQQLREWQRRLRQECRNIERQIRDVQREEKNVQKAIKDAAKRNDMASAKSLAKEIVRSRRAVNRLYENKAQLNSVSMHLGELVATARTVGHLSKSAEVMKLVNNLMKAPEVAATMQEFSKEMTKAGVMEEMVNDAVDTALDSEDIEEEIEEEVDKVLAAIAGETVSQLPDAVRKEKMKQPSVSTAVEEREAVAEGAEDEDLDEIRERLARYQSGA; from the exons ATGGAgacggtgaagaatctgctgcggCCGAAGCCCAATCCCCAACAGCAGCTCCGCGAATGGCAGCGCCGGCTCCGCCAAGAGTGCCGCAACATCGAGCGCCAGATCCG AGATGTGCAGAGGGAGGAGAAGAACGTGCAGAAGGCGATAAAGGATGCCGCGAAAAGGAACGACATGGCTTCAGCAAAG TCTCTTGCTAAAGAAATTGTGAGATCAAGGCGAGCTGTGAACCGTCTTTATGAAAATAAGGCACAATTGAATTCGGTCTCTATGCACCTTGGTGAACTTGTTG CAACGGCTAGGACAGTCGGCCATCTATCGAAGAGTGCTGAGGTTATGAAACTTGTTAATAATCTTATGAAAGCTCCTGAGGTGGCTGCTACAATGCAAGAATTTAGCAAAGAAATGACTAAG GCTGGGGTGATGGAGGAAATGGTGAACGATGCTGTTGATACAGCTTTGGACTCCGAGGACATAGAGGAGGAAATAGAAGAGGAAGTGGACAAAGTGCTTGCTGCAATAGCAGGTGAAACTGTGTCACAGCTACCAGATGCTGTTAGGAAGGAAAAGATGAAGCAACCTTCAGTGAGCACAGCTGTTGAAGAG CGTGAAGCAGTTGCCGAGGGTGCAGAGGATGAAGACCTAGATGAGATAAGGGAACGACTTGCTAGG TATCAATCTGGTGCGTAA
- the LOC135636475 gene encoding uncharacterized protein At1g08160-like, with product MTPDNAAAALTTAAAPSSQPATPPSRQGNMRRIAITAVGLIVLVGLVVLVFWLALRPMPLEYTIDDAHIRGFNITAHALNGVFDLRLRSYNHNTRFSVYYDAMEVTVWYGEQTVAISKVAPFYQPRHYVQTITVSATAQSTPLLRPVEKNLRHNESAGVVELEVRARARIRFAVGVVKKHYKLKAYCAPVVMHCSPSSHFDRVYCTSATLRSV from the coding sequence ATGACCCCCGACAACGCGGCGGCGGCGCTCACCACGGCGGCGGCCCCCTCCAGCCAGCCGGCCACCCCACCCTCGCGGCAAGGAAACATGCGGCGCATCGCCATCACCGCCGTAGGCCTCATCGTGCTCGTCGGCCTCGTCGTCCTCGTCTTCTGGCTCGCCCTCCGCCCCATGCCGCTCGAGTACACCATCGACGACGCCCACATCCGCGGCTTCAACATCACGGCCCACGCGCTCAACGGCGTCTTCGACCTCAGGCTCCGGTCCTACAACCACAACACCAGGTTCTCGGTGTACTACGACGCCATGGAGGTTACGGTGTGGTACGGCGAGCAGACGGTGGCCATCTCCAAGGTCGCCCCGTTCTATCAGCCCCGTCATTACGTGCAGACGATCACCGTGAGCGCAACGGCACAGTCGACGCCGCTGCTACGCCCGGTGGAGAAGAACCTGAGGCACAACGAGTCGGCCGGGGTGGTGGAGCTGGAGGTGAGGGCGAGGGCGAGGATTAGGTTTGCGGTGGGGGTGGTGAAGAAGCACTATAAGCTGAAGGCCTACTGCGCGCCGGTGGTCATGCATTGCTCTCCTTCGTCGCACTTCGACAGGGTTTACTGTACGAGTGCCACTCTTAGGAGCGTTTGA